One window of the Bacillota bacterium genome contains the following:
- a CDS encoding pyrimidine-nucleoside phosphorylase, whose translation MRAYDLILKKRMGGELTEQEIQFLISGYVSGAVADYQMAAWAMAVWFRGMSAREVAWLTQAMVASGDTVDLSAIDGIKVDKHSTGGVGDTTTLVLAPLVAAAGVPFAKMSGRGLGHTGGTLDKLESFPGFQVELEPKQFIDNVNRYKLAVVGQSARLAPADGKLYGLRDVTATVDSLPLIASSVMSKKLAAGADALVLDVKVGNGAFMQSLDDAFALAGMMVEIGEKLGRRTIALITAMDRPLGQAVGNALEVKEAIAVLSGAGPEDLKELCLELGSRMLVAAGAGTEAAEARFWLQELLASGAALAKFRELISVQGGDAGLIDNPQNLPRAPLKREVRARQKGWVSELDTRGIGAAALGLGAGRVRKDEPIDLAVGIEVLAKPGQQVELGQVLAVLHGRDERTLAEAQTQVQDCYTIGPERITPLPLICGEVSIDGEKRF comes from the coding sequence ATGCGCGCCTATGACTTGATACTGAAAAAACGAATGGGCGGCGAATTGACAGAACAGGAGATTCAATTTCTCATTTCTGGGTATGTTTCTGGCGCCGTTGCTGACTATCAAATGGCTGCCTGGGCAATGGCTGTTTGGTTTCGGGGAATGTCTGCCCGGGAGGTGGCCTGGCTGACCCAGGCGATGGTGGCTTCGGGGGATACGGTAGATCTCTCGGCAATTGACGGGATTAAGGTAGATAAGCACAGCACTGGCGGCGTTGGTGATACAACCACTTTGGTGCTCGCCCCGTTGGTGGCGGCGGCGGGTGTGCCGTTTGCCAAAATGTCCGGGCGCGGTCTCGGCCATACCGGCGGCACCCTGGATAAACTGGAATCATTTCCCGGATTTCAGGTGGAGTTGGAACCAAAGCAATTTATCGATAATGTCAATAGATACAAGCTGGCCGTTGTCGGTCAATCCGCCAGACTGGCGCCGGCGGATGGAAAGCTCTATGGCTTACGGGATGTAACTGCAACGGTTGACAGTCTGCCCCTGATCGCCAGTTCTGTTATGAGTAAGAAACTTGCCGCCGGCGCCGATGCGTTGGTTTTGGACGTGAAAGTGGGCAATGGCGCCTTTATGCAATCCCTTGACGATGCATTTGCGCTGGCGGGCATGATGGTTGAAATCGGTGAAAAGCTGGGACGGCGAACAATTGCCCTGATTACTGCTATGGATCGGCCCCTGGGTCAGGCAGTGGGTAACGCCCTGGAAGTAAAAGAGGCAATCGCAGTCCTCTCCGGGGCTGGTCCAGAAGATCTGAAGGAACTTTGCCTGGAACTTGGAAGCAGGATGCTGGTGGCGGCCGGCGCCGGGACCGAGGCGGCTGAAGCGAGATTTTGGCTTCAGGAATTGTTGGCATCAGGCGCAGCGCTGGCAAAATTCCGGGAGCTGATTAGCGTTCAGGGTGGCGACGCGGGATTGATAGACAACCCGCAGAACCTTCCCCGGGCGCCGTTGAAGCGGGAGGTCAGAGCCAGGCAAAAGGGCTGGGTCAGTGAGCTTGACACCAGGGGGATTGGCGCCGCAGCCCTTGGTTTGGGGGCTGGCCGTGTCCGCAAGGACGAACCAATTGACTTAGCTGTTGGTATTGAAGTCTTGGCTAAGCCGGGACAACAGGTCGAACTAGGGCAGGTCTTGGCGGTGCTTCATGGTCGTGATGAACGTACTCTCGCTGAAGCCCAAACCCAAGTGCAGGACTGTTACACCATTGGTCCTGAACGAATAACGCCACTGCCGTTGATTTGCGGTGAGGTAAGCATAG
- a CDS encoding purine-nucleoside phosphorylase yields the protein MNLLERIHDSAEFIRAQIDFRPDFALILGSGLGTLAEEIEQPVIIEYSEIPHFPASTVPGHAGRLVLGKLAGKSVAAMQGRFHYYEGYSMQDVTFPVYVLNALGCKALVVTNACGGLNPKFSAGDLMLISDHINILPNPLIGPNYEELGPRFPDMSQAYDPEYRELARSVAADQGISLQEGVYLAISGPSYSTPAELKMLIALGSDTVGMSTIPEVIVANYLGMRVLGISCITDMALPDQLEPLTHQQVVKIANQTRPKFINLVRGWLKRAES from the coding sequence ATGAATCTATTGGAACGAATTCACGATTCAGCTGAGTTTATTCGCGCACAAATCGATTTTCGCCCGGATTTTGCTCTGATCCTGGGGTCCGGTTTGGGTACGTTGGCCGAAGAGATTGAGCAACCGGTGATCATTGAGTACAGTGAAATCCCTCATTTCCCAGCTTCAACGGTTCCTGGACATGCGGGGCGGTTGGTCTTGGGAAAACTGGCTGGAAAGTCCGTGGCAGCAATGCAGGGTCGTTTCCACTACTACGAGGGGTACAGTATGCAGGATGTAACCTTCCCAGTATATGTGCTTAATGCCCTGGGGTGCAAAGCGCTGGTGGTTACCAATGCCTGCGGAGGGCTGAATCCCAAATTTTCTGCCGGCGACTTGATGCTAATCTCCGATCATATAAATATTTTACCCAATCCGTTAATTGGGCCGAATTATGAGGAACTTGGTCCACGGTTCCCGGATATGTCTCAGGCCTATGACCCGGAGTACCGGGAGCTGGCCCGCTCTGTGGCTGCTGACCAGGGAATATCGCTGCAGGAAGGTGTCTACCTGGCAATCAGTGGTCCCTCCTACAGTACGCCGGCAGAACTTAAAATGCTAATCGCTTTGGGGTCGGATACCGTGGGCATGTCGACAATTCCGGAAGTAATTGTCGCCAACTATCTGGGGATGCGGGTGTTGGGGATTTCCTGTATCACAGACATGGCGCTCCCTGATCAGTTGGAGCCCCTGACCCACCAGCAGGTTGTGAAAATCGCCAACCAAACCAGGCCGAAGTTTATCAATCTGGTGAGGGGCTGGCTAAAGCGAGCTGAATCCTGA
- a CDS encoding purine-nucleoside phosphorylase — MTTQVQATVKYLQEQGFGRPALAIILGSGLGGLADQLTGAAHAPYEQIPGFAPSTVAGHAGRLVFGYIESLPVVAMQGRFHYYEGHSQQQIAFAVRTMHALGASKLIVTNAAGGLNPGFSVGDLMLIRDHINYTGGNPLLGLNDDSLGPRFPDLSHAYDQKMRSQANDVASRLGIPLQQGVYLAVSGPSYETPAEIKTFARLGADAVGMSTVPEVIAAVHCGMQVLGISCITNMAAGLGAEKLAHDEVIEVTVRVRDQFQNLVMELIKSEEW; from the coding sequence ATGACAACGCAAGTACAAGCGACTGTGAAGTATTTGCAGGAACAGGGTTTTGGTCGCCCGGCCCTGGCCATAATCCTTGGCTCCGGTCTTGGCGGTCTCGCTGACCAGCTGACCGGCGCGGCTCACGCGCCCTATGAGCAAATCCCGGGTTTTGCGCCCTCGACAGTGGCCGGTCACGCCGGACGTTTGGTCTTCGGCTACATAGAATCGTTACCGGTGGTGGCTATGCAAGGGCGTTTTCACTATTATGAAGGACACTCCCAACAGCAAATTGCCTTTGCGGTCAGGACAATGCATGCTCTGGGCGCTTCAAAGCTGATTGTTACCAATGCTGCCGGGGGACTGAATCCCGGTTTTTCTGTAGGCGATTTGATGCTGATTCGCGATCACATAAATTATACCGGAGGCAATCCCCTTCTGGGACTAAACGATGATAGTTTAGGTCCGCGTTTCCCTGACTTATCCCACGCCTATGACCAAAAAATGCGTAGCCAGGCAAATGATGTTGCTTCCCGGCTGGGAATACCCTTGCAACAAGGAGTGTACCTGGCAGTCTCGGGGCCTAGTTACGAAACGCCTGCGGAAATAAAAACCTTTGCTCGCTTGGGCGCAGACGCGGTGGGAATGTCGACGGTTCCTGAGGTAATCGCTGCGGTGCATTGCGGCATGCAGGTGCTGGGCATTTCTTGTATAACCAACATGGCCGCAGGCCTGGGGGCAGAAAAGCTGGCCCATGATGAAGTAATTGAGGTTACCGTGCGGGTGCGGGACCAGTTTCAGAATTTGGTTATGGAACTGATTAAATCTGAGGAGTGGTAG
- a CDS encoding phosphopentomutase produces MRIFPLPRFTRKLQAITCGKSIAGFIPGHAKEDNKVRIFLVVLDSVGIGALPDAHLYGDEGSNTLGNIAEQVDLELPHLAKLGLGNITEISGVPPVERPQANFGRMAEAAPGKDTITGHWEMAGVIIDTPFHTYPHGFPEPLIAEFTRRIGRKVLGNFAASGTEIINELGEKHFETGYPIVYTSADSVFQIAAHEDVIPLADLYGMCAVARELCTGEYNVARIIARPFVGQPGSFSRTANRRDFSLRPPRPTVLEQLVASGREVLGVGKIKDIFAGQGITENFKTRDNAHGLETIEKLVARGDGDFIFANLVDFDSAFGHRNDVQGYARALIEADRGLGEIIPLLTADDILIITADHGCDPTFPGSDHTREYVPLLVYGATLKSGIDLGTRPSFADVAATVADLLAVEYQGDGNSFAGQILREVRE; encoded by the coding sequence ATGCGGATATTTCCACTACCCAGATTTACACGCAAGTTACAGGCAATCACTTGCGGGAAGTCTATCGCCGGTTTCATCCCCGGGCACGCTAAGGAGGATAACAAAGTGCGGATATTTCTGGTGGTTTTAGATAGTGTCGGCATTGGCGCTTTGCCTGATGCGCATCTGTATGGCGATGAGGGCAGCAATACACTGGGGAATATTGCAGAACAGGTGGATTTGGAGCTGCCACATCTCGCTAAATTGGGCCTGGGGAATATCACGGAAATTTCCGGCGTTCCCCCGGTGGAACGGCCACAGGCCAATTTCGGTCGCATGGCAGAAGCTGCCCCCGGCAAGGATACAATAACCGGCCACTGGGAAATGGCCGGTGTAATCATTGATACACCTTTTCATACATATCCCCACGGGTTCCCTGAACCGTTGATCGCGGAGTTTACACGTCGGATTGGGCGGAAAGTTCTTGGCAATTTTGCTGCCTCAGGGACCGAGATAATAAATGAACTGGGAGAGAAGCATTTCGAAACCGGTTATCCAATAGTTTATACCTCAGCCGATAGTGTGTTTCAAATTGCCGCCCATGAAGATGTGATCCCCCTTGCCGATTTGTATGGGATGTGTGCCGTCGCCCGGGAATTATGTACCGGAGAGTATAATGTCGCACGCATCATCGCCCGGCCGTTTGTAGGACAGCCGGGTAGTTTTAGCCGTACTGCCAACCGAAGAGACTTTTCTTTGAGACCGCCCCGCCCCACTGTTCTCGAGCAATTAGTCGCCTCGGGTCGTGAAGTTCTGGGCGTTGGTAAAATCAAAGATATTTTTGCCGGTCAGGGGATAACGGAGAACTTTAAAACCCGGGACAACGCCCATGGCCTGGAGACCATCGAAAAGTTGGTCGCCCGCGGCGACGGGGACTTTATATTTGCCAATCTGGTGGATTTTGATTCTGCCTTTGGCCACCGCAATGATGTTCAGGGCTATGCCCGGGCGCTTATCGAAGCTGACCGGGGGCTTGGGGAAATTATTCCCTTGCTCACAGCTGACGATATTTTGATTATTACTGCCGACCACGGTTGTGACCCAACTTTCCCCGGCTCTGATCATACCCGTGAATATGTGCCACTTTTGGTCTATGGCGCCACGCTGAAATCCGGCATCGATTTGGGAACCAGGCCAAGTTTTGCCGATGTTGCCGCCACAGTCGCAGATTTGCTGGCCGTAGAATATCAAGGGGATGGGAATAGCTTTGCTGGACAAATTCTCAGGGAGGTTAGAGAATGA
- the xerD gene encoding site-specific tyrosine recombinase XerD, with protein MEQLVENYLSHLKVERGLATNTLDSYRRDLGKFVRYLRQRGLKRIADVDRRQIIAYMDDLHKQGRAAATISRNLAAIRSFYGFLTAENLVETNPSRELDSPRIPKRLPEVLTIEQVGKLLEQPCTTSAAGLRDKAMLELLYATGIRVSELVDLNVDDLNLKMGFLRCTGKGSRERIVPLGQTAVECLDKWLTSGRGHMVRSAQEEAVFVNIHGRRLTRQGFWKLLKKYVTAAGIRGEITPHTLRHSFATHLLENGADLRSVQEMLGHADISTTQIYTQVTGNHLREVYRRFHPRAR; from the coding sequence ATGGAACAACTGGTGGAAAATTATTTATCGCATTTAAAGGTTGAAAGGGGGCTGGCAACTAATACCCTGGACAGCTACCGGCGGGATTTGGGCAAGTTCGTGCGTTATCTCCGTCAACGGGGCTTGAAACGCATCGCTGATGTGGACAGGCGCCAGATAATTGCCTATATGGACGATTTACATAAACAGGGACGGGCTGCCGCCACTATATCCCGTAATCTTGCCGCCATCCGTTCATTCTATGGCTTTTTGACCGCTGAGAATTTGGTGGAAACCAACCCCTCCCGGGAGCTGGATTCGCCTCGGATTCCCAAACGTTTACCCGAGGTGTTGACAATCGAACAGGTTGGCAAATTGCTGGAACAACCCTGCACTACTTCTGCAGCTGGCCTTCGGGATAAAGCGATGTTGGAATTGTTGTATGCCACCGGTATCAGGGTATCTGAGCTTGTGGATTTGAATGTAGATGACTTGAACCTGAAAATGGGGTTTCTCCGTTGCACAGGCAAAGGGTCCCGGGAGCGGATTGTGCCCCTGGGGCAGACGGCGGTGGAGTGCCTGGATAAATGGCTGACTTCAGGACGGGGACATATGGTGCGTTCTGCCCAGGAGGAGGCAGTCTTTGTTAACATCCACGGGCGTCGCCTAACCCGGCAGGGGTTCTGGAAGCTGCTGAAAAAGTATGTAACTGCGGCCGGCATCCGCGGGGAGATAACACCACATACGTTGCGACATTCTTTTGCCACCCATCTATTGGAGAATGGCGCCGATCTGCGTTCTGTCCAGGAAATGCTGGGACATGCGGATATTTCCACTACCCAGATTTACACGCAAGTTACAGGCAATCACTTGCGGGAAGTCTATCGCCGGTTTCATCCCCGGGCACGCTAA
- the ald gene encoding alanine dehydrogenase, which translates to MIIGVPKEIKPNENRIALTPAGANALTGAGHQVFIETKAGEGSGFSDQEYINSGAEILPTPQDVFAKADMIMKVKEPLPSEYPLFKEGQILYTYLHLSGVDPELTKVLMEKKVVAIAYETVQFENGELPLLTPMSEVAGRMATQVGIHFLEKTHGGRGVLLGGVPGTPPAEVVVIGGGVVGTNAAKMAYGLGARVTILDVSPARMRYLDDIFEGNITTLMSNPYNIEECCRKADLLIGAVLIPGARAPRLVTEDMVKQMREGAVIVDVAIDQGGSIETIDRVTTHAEPTYVRHGVVHYSVANMPGAVPRTSTIALTNVTLKYALDIANKGYAQAIKDDPALALGVNTYAGQVVYEAVANDLGHKYVPLKDLL; encoded by the coding sequence ATGATTATTGGAGTCCCAAAGGAAATTAAGCCCAATGAAAACAGGATTGCGCTCACCCCAGCGGGAGCAAATGCCCTTACGGGTGCAGGACATCAGGTGTTTATTGAAACTAAGGCCGGGGAAGGCAGCGGATTTTCTGATCAGGAGTACATCAATTCCGGCGCTGAAATTCTCCCCACTCCCCAGGATGTTTTCGCCAAAGCAGACATGATCATGAAAGTTAAGGAACCGCTTCCCAGCGAGTACCCACTGTTTAAAGAAGGACAGATTCTCTATACATACCTGCATCTGTCAGGTGTGGATCCCGAACTCACCAAGGTTTTGATGGAAAAGAAAGTTGTTGCCATTGCGTACGAAACCGTTCAGTTCGAAAATGGTGAACTTCCTCTGTTGACTCCCATGAGCGAGGTTGCCGGTCGGATGGCCACCCAGGTGGGTATTCACTTCCTGGAAAAAACCCATGGCGGTCGCGGCGTTCTTCTGGGCGGCGTGCCGGGAACTCCTCCGGCTGAAGTCGTGGTTATCGGCGGTGGCGTTGTTGGTACAAACGCAGCCAAAATGGCTTATGGTTTAGGCGCCCGCGTGACCATCCTCGATGTCAGCCCCGCCAGAATGCGCTATCTGGACGATATTTTTGAAGGCAATATTACCACACTGATGTCTAACCCCTACAATATCGAAGAATGCTGTCGCAAGGCCGATTTGCTGATTGGCGCAGTCCTTATCCCCGGCGCCCGTGCCCCGCGGTTGGTCACTGAAGACATGGTTAAGCAAATGAGAGAAGGCGCTGTGATTGTTGATGTGGCTATCGATCAAGGCGGCTCGATTGAAACCATCGACCGGGTTACCACCCACGCAGAGCCGACTTATGTTCGTCACGGCGTTGTTCACTATTCAGTTGCCAACATGCCCGGCGCTGTTCCCCGGACTTCCACCATCGCCCTGACCAATGTAACACTTAAGTATGCTCTCGATATCGCTAACAAGGGCTATGCCCAGGCAATCAAAGATGACCCTGCTTTGGCACTGGGTGTCAACACCTACGCCGGTCAGGTGGTCTACGAAGCTGTGGCCAATGATCTGGGCCACAAATACGTGCCGCTTAAAGATTTACTCTAA
- the spoIIM gene encoding stage II sporulation protein M: protein MGISQLLKAPKGYERYLRNAALAMVIALVIGMVFGATMVNHLDFYQQQELEEGLNYYLQISDEGGSISKAKIATNSLNTNGMFVFYTTICGLAVVGLPFVWGLVFIRGVVLGFTVGYLVQRLAWRGLVFCLATLFPFAALLIPVTIFSGAHSVAFSWLMITKVFGGGDRTPPPILGYIFVQFTAFVGMFILAMLEAAIVPWLLERLLPWVIA from the coding sequence GTGGGAATTTCCCAATTGCTCAAGGCTCCCAAGGGTTACGAAAGGTACTTGCGGAATGCTGCCCTGGCCATGGTTATTGCGCTTGTTATCGGCATGGTTTTTGGCGCAACTATGGTCAATCACCTGGATTTCTATCAACAGCAGGAACTTGAAGAGGGGCTGAACTATTATCTTCAAATCAGTGATGAGGGCGGTAGCATATCCAAGGCAAAAATAGCCACCAACTCCCTGAATACCAACGGCATGTTCGTGTTCTACACGACAATATGCGGCTTAGCGGTTGTGGGATTGCCCTTTGTCTGGGGTTTGGTATTTATCAGGGGAGTTGTATTGGGATTCACCGTCGGCTATTTGGTGCAGAGACTGGCCTGGCGGGGCTTGGTATTTTGTCTGGCAACCTTGTTTCCCTTCGCCGCCTTGTTGATTCCGGTGACTATCTTTTCTGGCGCACATTCGGTTGCATTCAGCTGGTTAATGATTACAAAAGTGTTTGGCGGAGGAGACCGCACTCCGCCCCCAATACTGGGGTATATTTTTGTTCAGTTCACAGCATTTGTCGGCATGTTTATTTTGGCAATGCTGGAGGCAGCGATTGTCCCGTGGCTGTTGGAACGCCTGTTACCCTGGGTCATTGCATAA
- a CDS encoding DUF3866 family protein, with protein sequence MPALNLRPAKVISIIEERPGLQLLSLRVGEQECRAVNYLMLGAKASPGDEVVVNTTAVDIGLGSGGVHFVLPFTGKRTYGWGHQVKLRYTPLQVQVDCVEEQNSPWHDKFQCSDGLEQTPVLVAELHSMLPPLVLAIRQEDPGARIVFVSMDGGALPVAFSTNLAWLRKQHLVQGTISCGHCYGGDLEAINIFTGLQAAKLVLNADYIIVSIGPGIAGTGTVYGFSGLEQGFSLQAVQALGGQAIFVPRISFADSRSRHHGISHHSLTVLRKAYSGSAVIPLPLLRQPQRRVLASAIRKLPQRYRFIWRQRQMRVLAARYPKLFRTMGRGYEQDPAFFDSLGAAAKAAVELNRSKR encoded by the coding sequence ATGCCCGCACTTAACCTGCGGCCGGCCAAGGTTATTAGCATCATTGAAGAACGGCCGGGCCTGCAGTTATTATCCCTGCGTGTTGGTGAACAGGAATGCCGGGCTGTAAATTATCTCATGCTTGGAGCCAAAGCCAGCCCGGGGGACGAAGTGGTTGTCAATACCACCGCGGTCGATATCGGACTTGGCAGCGGCGGTGTTCATTTTGTGCTCCCCTTTACCGGGAAGCGCACTTACGGTTGGGGCCATCAGGTTAAACTGCGCTACACTCCGCTCCAGGTACAGGTAGACTGCGTTGAAGAGCAGAACAGCCCCTGGCACGATAAATTTCAGTGCTCCGATGGATTGGAACAGACCCCGGTTTTGGTGGCGGAGTTGCACAGTATGCTTCCCCCTTTGGTGCTGGCAATCAGGCAAGAAGATCCCGGGGCAAGAATTGTTTTTGTGTCGATGGATGGAGGGGCCTTGCCTGTGGCGTTTAGCACAAATTTAGCTTGGTTGCGTAAGCAGCACTTGGTACAGGGGACAATTTCCTGCGGCCACTGTTATGGCGGAGATTTAGAGGCAATCAATATCTTTACCGGTTTGCAGGCGGCTAAGCTGGTGTTAAACGCTGATTATATCATTGTCTCCATTGGCCCGGGGATTGCCGGCACAGGCACAGTCTATGGGTTTTCCGGCTTGGAACAGGGATTTAGTTTGCAAGCGGTCCAGGCCCTGGGGGGACAGGCGATTTTTGTGCCCCGGATAAGTTTTGCCGATTCCCGCAGTCGACACCATGGGATTAGTCACCACAGCCTGACCGTACTCCGCAAGGCGTATTCCGGTTCGGCGGTTATACCCTTGCCACTGCTCCGCCAGCCCCAGCGGCGGGTACTGGCGTCTGCAATCCGCAAACTTCCCCAGCGGTATCGGTTTATCTGGCGACAGCGTCAGATGCGCGTACTTGCCGCCAGATATCCGAAGCTGTTTAGGACAATGGGGCGGGGTTACGAGCAGGATCCAGCTTTTTTTGATTCTCTGGGGGCCGCGGCAAAGGCAGCGGTAGAATTGAACAGGTCTAAACGCTGA
- a CDS encoding M20/M25/M40 family metallo-hydrolase, whose amino-acid sequence MDTVSRVIKVEEKITRLFRELTAINSPSGQEEEIRTAVRAKLTEIGFSPREVSGNLVARRGAGEPLLLCCHLDTVEPTTDLNLGFEDGVFYSRGDSILGADDKAGLAALLAVLPEIPESAPVEVLLTVGEELGMEGAKQLKPGDLKARAGLVLDAGEPVGTVINRASGEMQIQIKMIGKTAHAAAAPQEGIDAIRMAARFITQLPPHMPDKETSLNIGIIRGGSTTNTICDLVELTGEIRSFSPRRRQDLAGELEALAQATTGDSGGTFQFHSQQSYDGYTIAPEDNLIGLLRKTANAAGFGAVISSRNAGSDANILNQLGVTTVNLGTGYTDGHSPRERVALAEMNKLARWLRTIIGEWSDART is encoded by the coding sequence TTGGATACAGTATCAAGGGTGATAAAAGTGGAAGAAAAGATTACGCGTTTATTTAGAGAATTGACAGCAATCAACAGTCCATCCGGGCAGGAAGAGGAAATAAGGACAGCTGTGCGGGCAAAGCTGACTGAGATTGGCTTCAGCCCCAGGGAGGTTTCGGGAAATCTAGTGGCTCGAAGGGGAGCGGGCGAACCGCTGTTGCTTTGCTGCCATCTGGATACGGTGGAGCCGACCACGGACCTGAATTTGGGCTTTGAAGACGGAGTTTTTTACAGCCGCGGTGACAGTATTTTAGGCGCCGATGACAAAGCCGGGCTGGCTGCGCTGCTGGCAGTGCTCCCTGAGATCCCTGAATCGGCGCCGGTGGAGGTATTGTTAACCGTCGGGGAGGAGTTGGGGATGGAGGGGGCAAAACAGCTAAAACCCGGCGACTTGAAAGCCCGAGCCGGCCTGGTCTTAGACGCCGGTGAACCTGTGGGAACAGTTATCAACCGGGCATCCGGGGAAATGCAGATCCAAATCAAGATGATTGGCAAAACTGCCCACGCGGCTGCCGCCCCCCAGGAGGGTATCGATGCCATTCGCATGGCAGCACGGTTTATTACGCAGCTGCCGCCCCACATGCCTGACAAGGAGACATCGCTTAATATTGGAATTATTCGCGGCGGTTCTACGACCAATACGATTTGTGATTTAGTCGAGCTCACCGGGGAGATTCGCAGCTTCTCTCCTCGACGGCGTCAGGATCTAGCCGGTGAACTTGAGGCGCTGGCCCAGGCAACGACAGGTGACTCAGGCGGAACGTTTCAATTTCATTCTCAGCAAAGCTACGACGGATATACGATTGCGCCTGAAGACAATTTGATTGGGTTGTTGCGTAAAACAGCTAATGCGGCCGGTTTTGGGGCGGTAATCAGCTCTAGGAATGCCGGCAGCGATGCAAATATTCTCAACCAATTGGGGGTTACCACCGTCAACCTCGGCACTGGCTATACTGACGGGCATAGTCCCAGGGAGCGGGTGGCTTTAGCAGAAATGAATAAACTGGCCCGTTGGTTACGGACGATAATTGGGGAGTGGTCGGATGCCCGCACTTAA
- a CDS encoding 2-oxoacid:ferredoxin oxidoreductase subunit gamma encodes MAELILAGFGGQGVMSMGQMLTYAGMIEGKEVSWIPSYGPEMRGGTANCAVVISDEQIGSPVVTEPDIVIAMNLPSMDKFEPMLKSGGILIYNSSLIERSVSRDDITVIPVPANEVAGELGNSRVANMVIMGTLLSKASLVSKEGILEALRKVLPSHRHDLLTVNEQALERGAEYASQKSQ; translated from the coding sequence ATGGCTGAACTGATTCTCGCCGGTTTTGGCGGTCAGGGTGTAATGTCCATGGGACAGATGCTTACCTACGCCGGTATGATTGAAGGCAAAGAAGTGTCATGGATTCCGTCATACGGTCCCGAGATGCGTGGCGGCACCGCCAACTGTGCAGTTGTAATTTCCGATGAGCAAATCGGTTCACCGGTGGTAACTGAGCCGGATATCGTTATCGCCATGAACCTACCGTCAATGGACAAATTTGAGCCGATGCTCAAATCTGGCGGTATATTGATTTACAATAGTTCGCTGATTGAACGGTCGGTTTCCCGGGACGATATTACAGTGATCCCGGTTCCCGCCAATGAGGTGGCCGGTGAGCTGGGGAACAGCCGCGTAGCGAATATGGTCATCATGGGCACTCTGTTGAGCAAGGCCTCCTTGGTCAGCAAAGAAGGTATTCTCGAGGCACTGCGCAAGGTTCTACCCTCCCATCGCCATGACCTGTTGACTGTTAATGAGCAGGCCCTGGAACGGGGCGCCGAGTACGCCAGTCAAAAGAGCCAATAG
- a CDS encoding 2-oxoglutarate oxidoreductase codes for MKKVFDRPQAMTEKQMHYCPGCTHGIIHRLLAEAIDELNVREKTIGVAPVGCAVLAYEYFNCDMQQAAHGRAPAVATGIKRTNPDNVVFTYQGDGDLASIGCAEIVHAAARGEKISTIFVNNAIYGMTGGQMAPTTLVGQTTTTSPYGRDSSHVGYPIQVSEMLATLQGAVYVARVSVHDVPHILKAKKAIKKALEIQIKGLGFSIVEVLSTCPTNWGKTPLDSLEWLQQNMLEYYPLGEYRTPEEGK; via the coding sequence ATGAAAAAGGTCTTTGACCGTCCTCAGGCAATGACGGAGAAACAAATGCATTATTGCCCCGGTTGTACCCACGGGATTATACACCGTTTATTGGCTGAGGCAATCGATGAGCTGAATGTGCGCGAAAAGACAATCGGTGTGGCGCCGGTCGGCTGCGCCGTCCTGGCCTACGAATACTTTAACTGTGATATGCAGCAGGCAGCCCACGGTCGGGCGCCGGCAGTTGCCACCGGAATTAAGCGCACCAACCCGGACAATGTAGTCTTTACCTATCAGGGCGATGGCGACTTGGCCTCCATCGGCTGTGCCGAAATCGTCCACGCTGCCGCCCGGGGCGAAAAAATCAGCACCATTTTTGTAAACAACGCAATTTATGGAATGACCGGCGGCCAGATGGCGCCAACTACTTTGGTTGGTCAAACCACCACCACTTCTCCCTATGGCCGTGATTCTTCCCATGTCGGTTACCCAATCCAGGTTTCGGAAATGCTGGCCACCCTTCAGGGTGCAGTATATGTGGCCCGGGTATCGGTTCATGATGTGCCCCACATTCTCAAGGCGAAAAAAGCGATTAAAAAGGCCCTGGAAATTCAAATCAAGGGTCTGGGCTTTTCAATAGTTGAAGTCTTATCCACTTGTCCCACCAACTGGGGCAAAACGCCGCTGGATTCCCTGGAATGGCTGCAGCAGAACATGCTGGAGTATTATCCTCTGGGCGAATACCGTACACCTGAGGAGGGAAAATAA